Genomic DNA from Novosphingobium sp. TH158:
GCCGCGCGGGCCTGTGCCATAGGCCCGCCATGGACAACCGGCAGGACTTCCTGGACGAGGCCGCCGCCCTGCTGGGCGACAGCGGCCTGACGCGCGACCCCGACCTTGTCGAGCCCTGGCTGACGGACTGGCGCGGGCGCTATCACGGACGCGCCCTGGCCATGGCATCGCCGGCATCGACCGGGCAACTGGCGCAGCTGATGAAGCTGTGCAGCCGCCATCGCATTGCCGTGGTGCCGCAGGGCGGCAATTCGGGCATGTCCGGCGGGGCAACGCCCGATGGCAGTGGCGGCGAACTGCTGCTTTCGCTGCGCCGCATGAACCGCATCCGCAGCCTCGATGCCGATGCCCGGCAGGTGACCTGCGATGCGGGCGTCATCCTCGAAACCCTGCACCAGGCAGCCGAAGCGCAAGGCCTGCGCTTTCCCCTGACGCTGGGGGGCAAGGGTTCGGCAACGGTCGGCGGGCTGATCTCGACCAATGCCGGCGGCACGCAGGTGCTGCGCCATGGCTCGATGCGCGCGCTCGTGCTGGGCGTGGAGGCCGTGCTGGCTGACGGCAGCGTGTTCAGCGCCCTGACCCCGTTGAAGAAGGACAATCGCGGCTTCGACCTCAAGCAGTTGCTGATCGGATCGGAAGGCACGCTTGGCATCGTTACCGCAGCAACGCTCCGGCTGGTGCCGGCACTGGCTGACCGGATCGTCGTCTGGGCCGGCGTGCCCGACCTGCACGTGGCCCGCGCCCTGCTGCTCCACTGCGAGAAAATCGCCGGAGACGCTCTCGAAGGGTTCGAGGTGCTACCGGCCAGCAGCCTTGCCGCCGTGCTGGCCCACGTGCCCGGAACGCGCGCTCCGCTGGCAGGTTCGCACCCGTGGCACGTCCTGATCGAAGTGGTTGCCGGGCGCGAGACTGCCGAAGGCCTGCAGGAGCGGGCCGAGACGATGGTCGCCTCCGCCTTCGAAGCCGGGCTTGTGGAAGACGCCGTGCTCTCTGCCAGCGAGACGCAGGCCGAGGCGTTCTGGCTGCTGCGCGACAATATCGCGCCGGCCGAACGCGCCAAGGGCGCGGCCGTGCAGCACGATATCTCGGTGCCGGTCGAGAGGATGCCCGCCTTCGTCCATCATGCCGTGCCGCTGATCGAGGCCGAGTTTCCCGGCGTGCACGCGCTTGCCTTCGGGCACCTGGGCGATGGCAACGTCCACTTCCACGTCCTCGCCGGATCGGGAATCTCGCAGGCGGAATACGATTCGGGTGCTGGGCCAAAAATCAGCGCGCGAATCCACGATCTCGTCACCGAATGGGGTGGGTCGATCTCTGCCGAGCACGGAATCGGCCGGTCAAAGCGTGCCGAACTGGAACGGCTTGGCGATCCGGTGGCGCTTGCACTGATGCGCAGTGTGAAAAAGGCGCTCGATCCCCACGGAATCCTTAATCCGGGTAAACTCGTATCTCTTGCGCCGGATCGCGCCAGCGCCTAAAGCCGCGCCTTTCGCGCCACAAGTATACTACAGCTACCGGAGAGAAAATTTATGGCCAGCGCGCCGCAAGCACAGCTTCCGCTTTTCTACAAGGACCTGATGCCGCTCAACAGCCGCGACCATGCGGGCTACAAGAGCCGCCAGACCGATCGCGCCACCTGGCTCTCCGGCCAGCACGCCGTGCCGCTGACCGCCGAGGAATTTCCCGACGCGTCGCGCCACTACCCGATCATCTTCTCGGCTGGGGAAAACTCGGTTCCGCTGGCGCTGATGGGCCTGAACGAAGGCACCAACGTCTTCCTCGACGCCGAAGCCAAGCTGCTCGAGAACGTCTATGTCCCGGCCTATGTCCGCCGCTATCCGTTCCTCCTCGCCAAGCTGACCGAGACCAGCGAAGAGCTGTCGCTCTGCTTCGACCCGACCAGCGAGCTGGTTGGCGAAGGCGACGAGGGCCATGCCCTGTTCGACGGCGACCAGCCGACCGATTCGACCAAGGGCCTGCTCGAATTCTGCAAGCAGTTCGAGGAAGCCGGCCAGCGCACCCAGAACTTCGTGCAGGAACTGGAAAAGCATGACCTGCTGATGGACGGCGAAGTGGCCATCCAGCAGGAAGGCAACGAGCAGCCCTTCATCTACCGCGGCTTCCGCATGGTCGACGAAGCCAAGCTGCGCGACCTGCGCGGCGACGTGCTGCGTACGCTCAATCAGAACGGCATTCTCGCCCTGATCTACGCCCACCTGTTCTCGCTGCAGCTGATCCGCGAGATCTTCGGCCGCCAGGTCATGCAGGGCAAGGGCCCTGCCGGTTCGGCTCCGGCCGCTGCCGCGCCTGCCTCGGAAGAGAAGCCGGCTGCCAAGGGCGCCAAGAAGAAGGCCTGATCCCGGTTCAAGCCCGCATCGTCGAAATGCGGGCTTGAATTTCCAGAATCTTAGGCATAGGTTCGAGTCTGCCTGATTGGTGCTTCCCTCATGGCATCGGTCGGGCTGGTGCGCGAAAGTGCACCTCCTCCCTGAACCTTGGCCACCTCGTGCGCTGCACGAGGTGGTTTTTTATTGGCTGAAGCGCATCAGCCCCGAAAGGTCTTCACCCGGCCACGAACCTACTCGGCGGCATCGGCCCATTCGCCGCCCATGTTGCGGGAAATGCGGCCCAGTTCCGCCACGTCGCCCGCCAGCCTGCGCACCAGCCCGGTCAGCAGGTGGACCATCGCGGCAAAGCCTGCCCCCGGTTCCGACTGGTGGGGATCGAGATAGCTCGTCCGGTCGATCTCCAGCTGGAAGGCGTGAAGTTCGGTTTCCGGGCTGGCATGGCGTTCGAGCACGTAGCCCCCGGAATAGGGCCGGTTATGGGCAATCGCCCGGCGCATCTCCGAAAAATAGGAAAAGGCCGATGCGACAAGCGAGCCCGCGCAGGTCGCGCCGAAACGGTCGCCCAGAACGAATTCCGCCGGCCAGCTGCTGCCCTGCTTCGGCAGCGGTGGCATTGAATGGAGATCGAGCAGAAGCGCCGCCCCCCACCTTTCGCGAAGGCGCGCCAGTTCTGCCGAGAGCGCCATGTGATAGGGCTGGTGGATCAGCTGGATGCGGTCCTCCAGCTCCGATTCCTCATGCCTGCGCTTCCAGATCTCACCCAGGCCGGGCAGCCGCCGGGGAATCAGCCCCAGACCGCTGCGCGCCCGCCGCCCCGGCTCGTAGGAGCCCAACCGGTCCGGCCTGCCGCGCGAGAACATGTCCCAATCGACATCGTCTGGCGCCCGGTTGAGATCGATCATCGCGCGCGGCGCCTGGGCAACCAGCAGCGCTGCGCCTGTGGCATCGGCGACTCGGCGGGCCAGTTCGTCGGCGTAGCGGTCTTCCAGCCGCACCGCCGCGGTTCCGGGGTTGCGCATATGCTCGAAGATGGAGGCCGGATAGGCCCGCCCCGCGTGGGGCACGGCGATCAGCACCGGGATGGTCGAGGGCTGCGGTGCAGTCAGCACAAAAGCCGGCGTTCCGGCAGAACCGGGGATGGTTCCCCCTTCCTGCCGGTGCGAATCGGCCTGCCTGCTGTCTTTCGGCGACATGTGCCGTTGCTGGCCCGGAACGCGCCTTGTGTCAAAGTCGGCCACGGTCGAGGGAGGGCAAGACTTCTTAACTTGTGCCGGGGTATAGGGTGGGCCTGCGTTGCGATAATTGGGAACACTACGGGCACATGATCCGCATTCTGCTTGCCGAAGACGAAGACGCCATGCGCACCTATCTGGCGCGGGCCCTGGAAAACGCGGGTTACGACGTGGTTGCCGTCGATCGCGGCACCGCTGCCCTGCCCCTGCTGGAGCGGGAGCATTTCGACCTGCTGTTGTCGGACATCGTCATGCCCGAAATGGACGGAATCGAGCTGGCCCAGCGCTGTGCCGAGGTCAGCCCGGAAACCAAGGTGATGTTCATCACCGGCTTTGCCGCCGTCACGCTCAAGGCCAGCCGCGAGGCACCGCAGGCGCGCGTGCTTTCCAA
This window encodes:
- a CDS encoding FAD-binding oxidoreductase, producing the protein MDNRQDFLDEAAALLGDSGLTRDPDLVEPWLTDWRGRYHGRALAMASPASTGQLAQLMKLCSRHRIAVVPQGGNSGMSGGATPDGSGGELLLSLRRMNRIRSLDADARQVTCDAGVILETLHQAAEAQGLRFPLTLGGKGSATVGGLISTNAGGTQVLRHGSMRALVLGVEAVLADGSVFSALTPLKKDNRGFDLKQLLIGSEGTLGIVTAATLRLVPALADRIVVWAGVPDLHVARALLLHCEKIAGDALEGFEVLPASSLAAVLAHVPGTRAPLAGSHPWHVLIEVVAGRETAEGLQERAETMVASAFEAGLVEDAVLSASETQAEAFWLLRDNIAPAERAKGAAVQHDISVPVERMPAFVHHAVPLIEAEFPGVHALAFGHLGDGNVHFHVLAGSGISQAEYDSGAGPKISARIHDLVTEWGGSISAEHGIGRSKRAELERLGDPVALALMRSVKKALDPHGILNPGKLVSLAPDRASA
- a CDS encoding SapC family protein, which gives rise to MASAPQAQLPLFYKDLMPLNSRDHAGYKSRQTDRATWLSGQHAVPLTAEEFPDASRHYPIIFSAGENSVPLALMGLNEGTNVFLDAEAKLLENVYVPAYVRRYPFLLAKLTETSEELSLCFDPTSELVGEGDEGHALFDGDQPTDSTKGLLEFCKQFEEAGQRTQNFVQELEKHDLLMDGEVAIQQEGNEQPFIYRGFRMVDEAKLRDLRGDVLRTLNQNGILALIYAHLFSLQLIREIFGRQVMQGKGPAGSAPAAAAPASEEKPAAKGAKKKA
- a CDS encoding N-formylglutamate amidohydrolase, with amino-acid sequence MSPKDSRQADSHRQEGGTIPGSAGTPAFVLTAPQPSTIPVLIAVPHAGRAYPASIFEHMRNPGTAAVRLEDRYADELARRVADATGAALLVAQAPRAMIDLNRAPDDVDWDMFSRGRPDRLGSYEPGRRARSGLGLIPRRLPGLGEIWKRRHEESELEDRIQLIHQPYHMALSAELARLRERWGAALLLDLHSMPPLPKQGSSWPAEFVLGDRFGATCAGSLVASAFSYFSEMRRAIAHNRPYSGGYVLERHASPETELHAFQLEIDRTSYLDPHQSEPGAGFAAMVHLLTGLVRRLAGDVAELGRISRNMGGEWADAAE
- the cpdR gene encoding cell cycle two-component system response regulator CpdR; translation: MIRILLAEDEDAMRTYLARALENAGYDVVAVDRGTAALPLLEREHFDLLLSDIVMPEMDGIELAQRCAEVSPETKVMFITGFAAVTLKASREAPQARVLSKPFHLKDLVMEVERVFDLQSSARI